The Ferrimonas balearica DSM 9799 genome includes the window GTGGCTGGGTAAATCCACCCTGGATGGTCGCTGGATCAAAGTGGAGGGCTTCCATCAGGCGGGCCAGTACCGGGTCAGCAAGGTGGATGGTGAAAACCGGGATAATGACATCGAGCTGAACGGCATGGTGCACGACAATGCCCTGTGGGGTTATCCGGCCAGCGATGAGAGTCTGGCACCGTTTAATAACCAGTGGGTGGCGCTGGAGTGCCAACTGGATGAGAGCGGAAAACAGATCAGCCTGTGCCATCTGGACGACTGATCCCATCGAAACCCGCAGCCCTGTGATAGAGTTCAGCCACAGGGCTGATTTGCGACCACGACACCGATGAAATACCTGATTTGGCTCCCTCTTATGCTGGCTAGCACTCTGCCAGCCCAGGCCGTGCCCCGGCTGTATGAACAGCTGGCCAGCAACGGGCCGCCAACACCGCTGCAGATCCTGCGCCAGGTGGAACAGCACTACCAGCACGAAGGCCGCATCGTCGAGTTTGAGCTGGAGGTGGAGAAAGGGGTGATCACCTACGAGATCAGCCTGGCCCGCAGCGACGACAACAACTTCCTCGAGCTGACCCTCGACGCCAGCGGTAAGGTGCTGGATCGGGAGCGTGAGCCCGGCGAAATGGATGATGAGTCCGAACTGGAAGCGCTGGCCGCCCTGGAGGACCAGGATTGGCAGGTTTCCCAGTTGGTGGAGCGTGCCATTGGCCAGCAGCAGGGCTACCTTATCGAAGCGCAACTGGAACACAACATCGGCATCAGCTACCTCGAAGTCGAATTGCTGACCGAAAAGGGCAAGCGCAAACTGGCGGTCGATCTGGCCACCGGGGAGCCACTGCCCATCCTGCAGTGGGACTGATATGAAGATCCTGATCATTGAAGACGACGCCACCAACCGCCAGTACCTGAGCAAAGGCTTCAGCGAACAGGGCTACGTGGTGGATTGCGCTGAAGACGGCCAGCAGGGGCTGATGCTGGCCACCAGCGAAAGCTACCGCCTG containing:
- a CDS encoding PepSY domain-containing protein, with the protein product MLASTLPAQAVPRLYEQLASNGPPTPLQILRQVEQHYQHEGRIVEFELEVEKGVITYEISLARSDDNNFLELTLDASGKVLDREREPGEMDDESELEALAALEDQDWQVSQLVERAIGQQQGYLIEAQLEHNIGISYLEVELLTEKGKRKLAVDLATGEPLPILQWD